The Triticum aestivum cultivar Chinese Spring chromosome 3A, IWGSC CS RefSeq v2.1, whole genome shotgun sequence genome includes a region encoding these proteins:
- the LOC123058917 gene encoding probably inactive leucine-rich repeat receptor-like protein kinase At5g48380 encodes MADNTKFLRLFLLLSSSPLCFGTEQDIRCLMSVQGSLADPGGVLRSWNFENETNGYICRFTGVECWHPDENKILSLRLGNLGLQGQFPVALQNCSSLTGLDLSNNNFSGPIPRDISQVMPYLTSLDLSYNSFSGSIPQNISNMTYLNILNLQHNQLSGQIPPQFTLLTRLTAFNVADNLLSGPIPSLLQNYSASNFAGNQGLCGSPLDDCPPSRRRWRPVQIKLHRLNDQSSIGVAVGFVVGFVVAFYFPHCFVCSERLRAYVVRI; translated from the coding sequence ATGGCTGATAATACCAAGTTCCTCCGTTTGTTTCTCCTCTTGAGCAGCTCACCACTGTGTTTTGGTACTGAACAAGATATCCGGTGCCTGATGTCTGTACAAGGCTCATTGGCTGATCCGGGCGGTGTACTCAGATCTTGGAACTTTGAAAATGAAACCAACGGTTACATATGCCGCTTTACTGGTGTGGAATGCTGGCACCCCGACGAGAACAAGATTCTCTCTCTGCGACTAGGCAACCTGGGACTTCAAGGCCAATTTCCTGTTGCTCTACAGAATTGTTCAAGCCTGACCGGCTTGGACCTGTCAAATAACAATTTTTCAGGACCAATCCCTCGGGACATTTCACAGGTGATGCCGTATCTGACATCTCTGGACCTTTCGTACAATAGCTTTTCGGGTTCGATCCCACAGAATATCTCAAATATGACATATCTGAATATCCTCAACCTTCAGCATAACCAGCTCAGCGGTCAAATTCCACCGCAATTCACTTTGCTTACTCGGTTAACCGCATTCAATGTCGCGGACAACTTGTTATCAGGGCCTATTCCTTCTTTGCTACAAAACTATTCGGCTTCGAACTTTGCTGGTAACCAAGGGCTTTGTGGTTCACCGTTGGATGATTGTCCCCCCTCGAGGAGGAGATGGAGACCGGTACAAATCAAGCTGCACAGGCTCAACGACCAGTCAAGCATCGGAGTGGCCGTCGGATTCGTGGTGGGGTTCGTGGTGGCCTTCTACTTCCCGCACTGCTTCGTCTGCTCCGAGAGGCTCCGAGCCTACGTCGTCCGCATATGA